The Bremerella cremea genome has a window encoding:
- a CDS encoding GntR family transcriptional regulator has product MTIEPTQFEVHPSSGVPIYRQIINQVEAMIVGARLKEGEMLPSVREMATSLGVNPMTISKAYARLEADNIVERVRGRGMMVRPQTLQGSKSQRMEEVRPSVRAAVVHGRQLGLSDQQIMELVRQILQEIPE; this is encoded by the coding sequence ATGACCATCGAGCCAACCCAATTTGAAGTTCATCCATCGTCCGGGGTGCCGATCTATCGCCAGATCATCAACCAGGTCGAGGCGATGATCGTCGGCGCGCGGCTCAAGGAAGGCGAAATGCTACCGAGTGTACGGGAAATGGCCACTTCGCTAGGAGTGAATCCGATGACCATCTCCAAAGCCTATGCCCGGCTTGAAGCCGACAACATTGTCGAACGTGTGCGGGGCAGGGGCATGATGGTTCGTCCCCAAACGCTCCAGGGCAGCAAGTCGCAGCGGATGGAAGAAGTCCGCCCTAGCGTCCGTGCCGCCGTCGTGCATGGCCGCCAGCTTGGCCTGTCCGATCAGCAGATTATGGAACTGGTTCGCCAAATTCTTCAGGAGATCCCCGAGTGA
- a CDS encoding ABC transporter ATP-binding protein: MSTAAIQTKQLTKRFDADSVLRGIDLTIETGQIVGLIGTNAAGKTTLIKCLLGLLQATSGSCSLLGEDSWNLSGKTKARIGYVSQDFELLPWMTVQSMCDYTGAFYPQWQPDRVGHLLTEWQLPRDKRVGALSVGQRQKLAVILALGHQPELLMLDEPVASLDPFARRQFLQSLVQFTESEQNTVLFSTHITSDLERIASHVAILRDGQLAWYGPLDTLKEGCKRLRIYSQKPLPTHFVVPGAIRYEINGQHALVSVVHMNDQLRDTLAQQWQADVQVEDLNLEEIFLEWTGRLDNPADEVMA, encoded by the coding sequence GTGAGCACTGCTGCCATACAAACGAAACAACTGACCAAGCGTTTCGACGCCGATTCGGTTCTCAGAGGGATCGACTTGACGATCGAGACTGGCCAGATTGTCGGCCTGATCGGCACCAACGCTGCCGGGAAGACGACCCTGATCAAATGTCTGCTGGGCTTGTTACAAGCGACCAGTGGTTCGTGCAGCCTTCTGGGGGAAGACTCGTGGAACCTGAGCGGCAAAACCAAGGCTCGCATCGGGTACGTCTCGCAGGACTTCGAGCTACTGCCGTGGATGACCGTGCAAAGCATGTGCGACTACACCGGGGCGTTCTACCCGCAGTGGCAGCCAGACCGTGTCGGTCACTTACTAACAGAGTGGCAACTTCCTCGCGATAAACGTGTCGGGGCCTTGTCGGTTGGGCAGCGGCAGAAGCTGGCCGTCATCTTAGCGCTGGGGCACCAGCCGGAACTACTTATGCTGGACGAACCGGTCGCCAGTCTCGACCCATTCGCCCGCCGCCAATTCCTGCAATCGTTGGTCCAGTTCACGGAATCGGAACAAAACACGGTTCTCTTTTCCACGCACATCACCTCCGATCTGGAACGAATTGCATCGCATGTTGCTATCCTCCGCGATGGCCAACTCGCTTGGTATGGTCCGCTCGATACCTTGAAAGAAGGTTGCAAGCGGCTGCGAATCTACAGCCAAAAGCCACTACCAACTCACTTTGTCGTTCCCGGTGCGATCCGCTACGAAATCAATGGCCAGCATGCCCTGGTTTCAGTCGTCCACATGAACGACCAACTACGCGACACGCTCGCCCAACAGTGGCAAGCCGATGTTCAGGTCGAGGATTTGAACCTGGAAGAGATCTTCCTGGAATGGACCGGCCGCCTAGACAATCCAGCCGACGAGGTGATGGCGTGA
- a CDS encoding DUF1559 domain-containing protein, whose amino-acid sequence MRISVNRNGFTLVELLVVIAIIGVLIALLLPAVQQAREAARRMQCTNQMKQLGIAMHNYHDTFKKLPPGNSEIEQLGQPRREWGWAPRLLAFMEGSAIYDNIDFSKPSYDRPSSWNNAMMDDPSVICNYKFVRMVHPQFLCPSNSQGGEPAVEDHFSASWELSQCDYAANIGDYNNSTGIGGVGVTHSGAGNSELMVRGVIGCRDYSARFADITDGLSHTILLGEVVGAWSHWQNWGSACFSNTAYPINHRNRDFLNGTLGPTVSHWQENIVFRSFHPGGANFLLCDGSVRFLPETIDGVTYRAAASKSGGETGNLP is encoded by the coding sequence GTGCGTATCTCCGTTAATAGGAACGGCTTTACTTTGGTAGAGCTACTCGTTGTGATCGCAATTATTGGTGTCTTAATTGCTCTCTTGTTACCTGCGGTACAACAAGCTCGCGAAGCGGCTCGTCGTATGCAATGCACCAATCAAATGAAACAGCTAGGTATCGCGATGCACAACTATCACGATACTTTTAAAAAGCTACCCCCCGGTAATTCCGAAATAGAGCAACTAGGCCAACCACGTCGTGAATGGGGCTGGGCACCTCGCCTGCTGGCCTTCATGGAAGGAAGCGCCATCTACGACAACATCGATTTTTCCAAGCCGTCGTACGACCGGCCAAGTAGCTGGAACAACGCGATGATGGATGATCCGAGCGTAATTTGTAACTACAAATTTGTCCGCATGGTGCATCCGCAATTCCTTTGCCCTTCGAATTCGCAAGGGGGGGAACCGGCGGTTGAAGATCACTTCTCGGCCAGTTGGGAATTGTCTCAGTGCGACTATGCCGCCAACATCGGCGATTACAACAACTCTACTGGTATCGGTGGCGTCGGCGTCACCCATAGCGGTGCAGGCAATTCCGAGCTAATGGTCCGAGGGGTCATTGGCTGCCGTGATTACTCGGCCCGGTTTGCCGATATCACCGATGGTCTATCGCATACGATTCTCTTAGGCGAAGTCGTCGGAGCCTGGAGCCACTGGCAAAACTGGGGTTCGGCCTGCTTCTCGAACACGGCCTATCCAATCAATCATCGCAACCGAGATTTTCTCAACGGTACGCTTGGTCCCACGGTTTCTCACTGGCAAGAGAACATTGTCTTTCGCAGCTTTCACCCAGGCGGAGCGAACTTTCTGCTGTGCGATGGTTCGGTACGCTTTCTGCCGGAAACCATCGATGGCGTGACCTATCGCGCGGCGGCTTCCAAGAGTGGTGGCGAAACGGGCAATTTGCCTTAA
- a CDS encoding lactate/malate dehydrogenase family protein, which produces MKITIVGTGKVGSAIAFAATVNPPASELLLVNRNRDKAEGDAIDLANASAMRNSNMRIRAGDIADSAGSDILIFTASVPYGDPNRKRSELAADNRAILEQWIPPLAKASPDAILLMVSNPVDALTYAALKLSGFPPERVIGTGTLLDSVRYRALLSAELEIHPDDIRAYILGEHGDTQFAAHSVAMTGGERFYPSDTSARLFRKTVNMGYEVSAMKGFTNYGIALATMTIVDSIVYDLRHTMPVSVLIDGFLDVDEVCLSLPAVIGRQGVTRVLHPLLSDEEQAAFRHSADAVKSCIASLGTF; this is translated from the coding sequence ATGAAGATTACCATCGTGGGCACGGGCAAAGTCGGTTCGGCAATAGCCTTCGCGGCGACCGTCAACCCGCCTGCAAGCGAACTATTACTGGTGAATCGAAACCGCGACAAGGCCGAAGGGGACGCGATCGACTTGGCCAATGCCAGCGCCATGCGGAACAGTAATATGCGAATTCGGGCTGGGGACATCGCTGACTCGGCGGGCTCGGATATTCTTATTTTTACGGCGTCGGTCCCCTATGGCGACCCGAACCGTAAGCGCTCGGAATTGGCTGCGGATAATCGAGCGATCCTTGAGCAGTGGATTCCTCCCTTGGCCAAGGCCAGCCCCGATGCCATTTTGCTGATGGTCAGCAATCCGGTCGATGCGCTGACGTACGCCGCGCTGAAACTTTCCGGCTTTCCGCCAGAGCGGGTGATTGGCACTGGTACGCTGTTAGATAGCGTGCGTTACCGGGCACTGCTTTCGGCTGAACTGGAAATACATCCCGACGACATCCGGGCCTATATTTTAGGCGAGCATGGCGACACGCAGTTCGCCGCGCATTCGGTTGCGATGACGGGAGGAGAAAGATTCTATCCGAGTGATACGTCGGCCAGGCTGTTTCGAAAGACGGTCAACATGGGCTACGAAGTTTCCGCGATGAAAGGATTCACCAATTACGGAATCGCCTTAGCCACGATGACGATTGTCGATAGCATTGTTTACGATCTTCGCCACACCATGCCGGTTAGTGTGCTGATCGATGGCTTCTTGGATGTCGACGAGGTATGCTTGTCGCTGCCGGCGGTTATCGGGCGGCAAGGAGTAACTCGGGTTCTACATCCCCTGCTCTCCGATGAAGAACAAGCTGCGTTCCGTCACTCGGCAGACGCGGTAAAGTCGTGCATTGCTTCGTTGGGAACGTTTTAA
- a CDS encoding Gfo/Idh/MocA family oxidoreductase codes for MSRAPQTTRRRFLQGVAAVGTAAVIIPSANRAFGYQNANDRPAFATIGLRNQGWTITSKTTPYADFVALADVDENVLADNVEKVKKRQNGKAPDAYGDYRKVLDRNDIDAVMIATPDHWHTKVAVEAMYAGKDVYCEKPLTLTIDEGKLIEKVVKETGRVFQVGTMQRSECDNRFLQAIAMVQDGRIGDVQKVTCGINGMSPSPEIPVTAVPKGLDWDFWLGPAPKCDYRALPEMRQGYGGGVPLYSNCHYSFRDWHEYAGGKLTDWGAHHVDIACWALGATDTGPSKITPLDYKLGCEYEKGYPVVHDRYNVATQFNIQVDMPKNVEMIVTSEGDNGILFEGTKGRFFVNRGKIVGKPVEDLSSNPLPEGAIEAVYGGPVPANHSVNFIECMNSRETPVSDVWSHNRMLEICHLSNIAMRLGRPLNWDPEKREIVGDAEANTFLSRENRKGYEIKMS; via the coding sequence ATGTCGCGTGCTCCTCAAACGACTCGTCGCCGCTTTCTGCAAGGCGTTGCTGCGGTGGGTACCGCCGCCGTCATTATTCCTTCGGCCAATCGAGCGTTCGGTTACCAAAACGCGAACGATCGGCCTGCTTTCGCCACCATCGGCTTGCGAAACCAAGGCTGGACAATCACCTCGAAGACGACACCCTATGCCGACTTCGTCGCTTTGGCCGATGTCGACGAAAATGTCCTGGCCGACAATGTCGAAAAGGTCAAGAAACGTCAAAACGGTAAAGCCCCCGATGCTTACGGCGACTACCGCAAAGTGCTCGACCGGAACGATATCGACGCTGTGATGATCGCCACGCCTGATCACTGGCACACCAAGGTCGCCGTCGAAGCAATGTACGCCGGCAAAGACGTCTACTGCGAAAAGCCGCTGACGTTGACCATCGACGAAGGAAAGCTGATTGAAAAGGTCGTCAAAGAGACCGGTCGCGTCTTCCAAGTCGGCACCATGCAGCGCAGCGAATGCGATAACCGCTTCCTACAAGCGATAGCCATGGTTCAAGACGGGCGAATTGGCGACGTGCAGAAAGTGACTTGCGGTATCAACGGCATGTCGCCTTCGCCTGAGATTCCGGTAACCGCAGTGCCTAAGGGGCTCGATTGGGATTTCTGGCTCGGCCCAGCCCCGAAATGCGATTACCGCGCGTTGCCCGAGATGCGTCAAGGTTACGGCGGCGGTGTGCCGCTGTACAGCAACTGTCACTACTCGTTCCGCGATTGGCACGAATACGCTGGCGGCAAGCTAACCGACTGGGGTGCTCACCACGTCGATATCGCCTGCTGGGCACTCGGAGCGACCGATACCGGCCCAAGCAAAATTACCCCGCTCGATTACAAGCTGGGCTGCGAATACGAAAAGGGCTACCCGGTCGTCCACGATCGCTACAATGTCGCCACGCAGTTTAACATTCAGGTCGACATGCCTAAGAATGTTGAAATGATTGTGACCAGCGAAGGGGACAACGGTATCCTGTTCGAGGGCACCAAGGGACGCTTCTTTGTCAACCGTGGCAAGATCGTCGGCAAACCGGTTGAAGACCTGTCCAGCAACCCGTTGCCAGAAGGCGCTATCGAAGCGGTTTACGGCGGCCCGGTTCCGGCGAACCACAGCGTCAACTTCATCGAGTGTATGAACTCACGAGAGACGCCGGTTTCGGACGTTTGGTCGCATAACCGCATGCTCGAAATCTGTCACCTCTCGAACATCGCCATGCGTCTAGGGCGCCCGCTGAACTGGGATCCAGAAAAGCGAGAAATCGTTGGCGACGCCGAAGCCAACACGTTCCTCTCGCGCGAGAACCGCAAGGGCTACGAGATCAAGATGTCTTAA
- a CDS encoding DUF2905 domain-containing protein, protein MSHPGWLLILVGLLMVGVGVVWLWGGSLPWLGKLPGDIAVDRGNFHFYFPLATCIVLSLMLTGVMWLVRLFSR, encoded by the coding sequence ATGTCGCATCCTGGTTGGCTTTTGATTCTCGTTGGTTTGCTTATGGTCGGTGTCGGCGTTGTTTGGCTGTGGGGCGGTTCGCTTCCTTGGTTGGGCAAACTTCCAGGGGATATTGCCGTCGACCGAGGCAACTTCCATTTCTATTTTCCCTTAGCGACCTGCATCGTGCTTAGCTTAATGTTAACTGGCGTGATGTGGCTGGTTCGGCTGTTTTCGAGGTAA
- a CDS encoding NUDIX domain-containing protein, with amino-acid sequence MAISKISAGLLMFRREAGELQVLLAHPGGPFFRQKDAGAWTIPKGEVHEAEGAQQAALREFAEETGVVPLGDLIALTPIKQKGGKVVHAWAVEGTCDPSRLTSNTFTIEWPPKSGRQQDFPEIDRAEFFNLATAKQKINPAQVSLLEELVTKIEPTPQA; translated from the coding sequence ATGGCGATTTCCAAAATCAGTGCCGGGCTGCTCATGTTTCGTCGCGAAGCTGGCGAGTTGCAAGTCCTGTTGGCCCATCCCGGCGGGCCGTTCTTTCGCCAGAAAGATGCCGGCGCGTGGACAATTCCCAAAGGAGAAGTCCACGAAGCGGAAGGCGCCCAGCAAGCAGCTTTGCGGGAGTTCGCCGAAGAAACCGGTGTCGTGCCTCTCGGCGACTTGATCGCGCTGACACCAATCAAACAAAAGGGAGGCAAGGTCGTGCATGCCTGGGCCGTGGAAGGAACCTGCGATCCGAGCCGCTTGACCAGCAACACGTTCACAATCGAGTGGCCACCAAAATCAGGCCGCCAGCAAGACTTCCCCGAAATCGACCGAGCCGAATTCTTCAACTTGGCCACCGCCAAGCAGAAGATCAATCCGGCTCAGGTTTCACTGCTAGAGGAATTGGTAACCAAGATCGAACCAACGCCCCAGGCCTGA
- a CDS encoding M56 family metallopeptidase codes for MSFFSPLIVFALNLAIAASLCLGVALLLSRRFASLPKRYGTLSAGLAGCLLAPAAVALGTWLSLGMLPSMDVVASRSPATNTLPVESTPKPNLPPVRQPMAKTEAAAYAEDRPRTASPAPVVREPARLVAASSQPKQREIPPVLSQSAPRAEPVADANAWLKWTWLTGLTLILAWLLGCAIMIARQLRNILRCRAFLSSCQPVADETVQALLAEQCQQLGIANDVRLLESNSLPAPLVVAWWRPTVVLPTDINLELSSCQFRSVLAHELAHIQRRDHWTTTAQAIAVILYWWNPLVHGTVARMNGLREMICDDIATSLNLQNENRVEPTDYAESLVKMAERAVRYQQMAGSLGISLSSYSEMERRIRRILSERTSPVELRITKRFLAGLTALSLLLVVGLAFAQVPAEKPPVSESKETAPAKAAQEEKKDETKSAKNDQKPKKTHKLEGVVLDQDGKPVAGATVHVVSAQFGHDEQLTTDKQGHYQTDAEIGLGYRRIYAMSPDGKRMGFYKPPGVVKEGDSQVAEIRLEPIKTAQVKVVDGEGAPIEAAQVALQLGHPSMAGPATTNAEGIATLTFPESEQIQSAIAWKDHAGFDYKLYSLPYQQAGDQLTKKPEFPLDGIETLELTGAKPLTVHVTDTDGKPLPKVKTHVWLLKKEQESDQLNFSYYLDCFTRNTDATGSVAFNWFPAWQKEATTVWPKIEGYVRARGMYEPVADAGTLNVKLDRLVPLRGKVTLPDGKPAADIYVSAIGDGYSFDDFRGGGKTDENGRYEIFVSPNQIYMLSIYGKEWSAPAQSGFAVLPGEEVPEHDFVLAPSTRVYGQVLNKATGKPVAGELLYLTQKGKSLNDIGKEILPNPEKSNRWVSPFHQLNRKSGDEGEFEFFVGEGEYSLFISGYDAEKFTLAGEAEKKVNLSIEVDEKVLFTGKVLDDQTGKPIAGAKIHAVSRNFNRHNDWQASTTNDGKFQVERYAEATYLYVTDGTRTLGTIAEIDANETNATFRLKKLGSATGRLMTEDGSQVAAGVKLYYGYRIQDITKVYSSNRFGALITTDEKGQFTMPALAPGWEYECALHDHPSGYVLNVAKVTVEPGQTVDLGKVNTPEAPKPYVPPTLAERTQSAFEIKGTPLERLASGKRNIKIVNQNLLIVFADPTDPRVKSLMQIRFEDEDFRAYRDDFRFMAIPTDQDRLEAAQTLAQELKLPPLSNDELLLVIVNREGELAGKITAGQICEGEAVAKTNLFSQLDHYKIKPHDARQLLDEALAKAARENKRVLVQETATWCGPCLRLSRLLLEKKQWEKDYVWVKMDHRWTGAAEIMKEMRGEASGGIPWFAILDAEGNKLATSNLPDSGNNIGFPSEATGQEHFANMLKATRQRMTDQEIADLAAAAGEK; via the coding sequence ATGTCATTCTTTTCACCGCTGATCGTGTTTGCCTTGAATCTGGCGATCGCGGCGTCGCTGTGTCTGGGCGTAGCATTGCTGCTGTCGCGCCGCTTTGCTTCGTTGCCGAAACGCTACGGGACCCTTTCCGCTGGCCTAGCGGGCTGTCTACTGGCTCCAGCGGCGGTCGCGCTGGGAACGTGGCTTTCGTTGGGGATGCTGCCCAGTATGGACGTGGTCGCCAGCCGGTCGCCTGCAACGAACACTTTACCTGTGGAGTCAACGCCGAAGCCGAACTTGCCGCCAGTCAGGCAACCGATGGCAAAGACGGAGGCTGCCGCATACGCTGAAGATCGGCCTCGCACGGCCTCCCCTGCTCCGGTAGTTCGTGAGCCAGCCAGGCTCGTTGCTGCCAGTTCTCAGCCTAAGCAAAGGGAAATCCCGCCAGTGCTTTCGCAGTCAGCACCCCGTGCAGAGCCTGTCGCCGATGCCAATGCTTGGCTGAAATGGACTTGGCTGACCGGGCTAACGTTGATACTGGCCTGGTTGCTCGGCTGTGCCATCATGATCGCGCGTCAGCTACGCAATATCCTGCGTTGCCGGGCTTTCCTCAGCAGTTGCCAACCGGTGGCAGACGAAACCGTTCAGGCGCTGCTTGCTGAGCAATGTCAGCAACTGGGGATTGCCAATGACGTTCGCTTGCTCGAATCAAACAGCCTGCCGGCGCCGCTGGTGGTGGCTTGGTGGCGACCGACGGTCGTGCTGCCGACCGATATCAACTTGGAATTGTCTTCCTGCCAGTTTCGCAGTGTGCTGGCTCATGAGTTGGCTCACATCCAGCGGCGCGACCACTGGACAACCACCGCCCAAGCAATTGCCGTCATCTTGTATTGGTGGAACCCGCTGGTGCATGGGACCGTCGCCCGTATGAACGGGCTGCGCGAGATGATCTGCGACGATATCGCCACGTCGCTCAATCTGCAAAATGAAAACCGCGTCGAGCCCACCGACTATGCCGAGTCGCTGGTGAAGATGGCCGAGCGGGCCGTACGGTATCAGCAAATGGCTGGTTCGCTGGGAATCAGCCTGTCGTCTTACAGCGAAATGGAACGACGCATTCGTCGAATTCTTTCTGAAAGGACTAGTCCCGTGGAACTGAGAATCACCAAACGTTTCCTGGCGGGGCTCACGGCCCTCTCGCTGCTGCTGGTCGTTGGCCTGGCCTTCGCCCAGGTTCCTGCCGAAAAGCCACCGGTTAGCGAGTCCAAAGAAACTGCGCCAGCAAAGGCCGCCCAAGAAGAAAAGAAGGACGAAACCAAGTCCGCCAAGAACGACCAGAAGCCCAAGAAGACGCACAAGCTCGAAGGCGTCGTCCTCGACCAGGACGGCAAACCGGTAGCTGGGGCGACCGTGCATGTGGTCAGCGCCCAGTTCGGTCATGACGAGCAGCTTACAACCGACAAGCAAGGACACTATCAAACAGATGCCGAAATCGGTTTGGGTTATCGCCGCATCTATGCCATGTCGCCCGATGGAAAGCGGATGGGGTTTTATAAGCCCCCAGGTGTCGTCAAGGAAGGGGATTCCCAGGTTGCGGAAATTCGCTTGGAGCCGATCAAGACTGCCCAAGTGAAGGTGGTCGACGGCGAAGGGGCACCGATCGAAGCTGCACAAGTCGCCCTCCAGCTTGGTCATCCCAGCATGGCTGGCCCGGCGACAACGAATGCGGAAGGAATCGCTACGCTCACTTTTCCAGAGTCGGAGCAAATTCAATCCGCGATTGCCTGGAAGGATCACGCCGGGTTCGATTACAAGCTCTATTCGCTTCCCTACCAGCAAGCTGGCGACCAACTGACCAAGAAGCCAGAATTTCCGCTCGACGGGATCGAGACGCTCGAGCTTACCGGAGCCAAACCTTTGACGGTGCATGTTACCGATACTGATGGAAAACCACTGCCGAAGGTTAAGACCCATGTGTGGCTGCTGAAGAAGGAGCAAGAAAGCGATCAACTGAATTTCAGTTATTACCTTGATTGCTTTACTCGGAATACCGACGCGACCGGTAGCGTAGCGTTCAACTGGTTTCCGGCATGGCAGAAAGAGGCGACGACCGTTTGGCCCAAAATCGAAGGTTATGTGCGTGCCCGCGGCATGTACGAGCCTGTCGCGGACGCAGGGACGCTTAACGTGAAGCTCGATCGTCTCGTCCCGCTGCGTGGGAAGGTGACCTTGCCTGACGGTAAGCCAGCCGCAGATATCTATGTCAGTGCGATCGGGGATGGCTATTCTTTTGATGACTTTCGTGGTGGAGGAAAGACCGACGAAAACGGGCGGTACGAAATCTTCGTCTCTCCGAACCAGATTTATATGCTCTCGATCTATGGAAAAGAGTGGTCTGCCCCAGCCCAGTCCGGTTTTGCGGTACTGCCAGGCGAAGAGGTACCGGAGCACGATTTTGTGCTGGCACCTTCGACCAGGGTCTACGGACAAGTGCTGAACAAAGCCACCGGCAAACCGGTCGCCGGCGAGTTACTATACCTGACACAAAAAGGGAAAAGCCTTAACGACATCGGGAAAGAAATCTTGCCGAACCCCGAGAAATCGAACCGATGGGTCAGCCCTTTTCATCAGCTCAATCGAAAAAGCGGGGACGAGGGGGAATTTGAATTCTTCGTCGGCGAGGGGGAATACAGTTTGTTCATCTCGGGGTACGATGCCGAGAAATTCACCCTGGCCGGGGAAGCCGAAAAGAAGGTGAACTTATCCATCGAAGTCGATGAGAAGGTTCTCTTCACCGGGAAAGTGCTCGACGACCAGACCGGCAAGCCAATCGCCGGCGCCAAGATTCACGCTGTTTCGCGCAATTTCAATCGCCACAATGATTGGCAGGCCTCGACCACCAACGATGGAAAGTTCCAGGTCGAACGCTATGCCGAGGCGACGTACCTTTACGTGACCGACGGTACGCGCACACTCGGCACGATCGCCGAAATCGATGCCAATGAAACCAACGCGACGTTTCGCTTAAAGAAGCTAGGCAGCGCCACTGGCCGTTTAATGACCGAGGATGGTTCGCAAGTCGCCGCCGGAGTGAAGCTTTACTATGGCTACCGCATTCAGGACATTACCAAAGTCTATTCATCCAATCGGTTTGGTGCCCTCATCACGACCGATGAAAAGGGCCAGTTTACCATGCCAGCGCTCGCGCCCGGCTGGGAATACGAATGTGCGTTGCATGATCACCCGTCTGGCTACGTCTTGAACGTCGCCAAGGTTACCGTCGAGCCAGGACAAACCGTGGACCTCGGTAAGGTGAACACGCCGGAAGCTCCCAAACCGTATGTACCGCCGACCTTAGCCGAGCGTACCCAAAGCGCCTTCGAAATCAAAGGAACACCGCTTGAACGTTTGGCCAGTGGCAAGCGCAATATCAAGATCGTCAACCAAAATCTGCTGATTGTCTTTGCCGATCCGACCGATCCGCGGGTGAAGTCGCTCATGCAAATTCGGTTTGAAGATGAAGACTTCAGGGCCTATCGTGACGACTTCCGTTTCATGGCCATTCCGACCGATCAAGATCGATTGGAAGCGGCCCAGACGCTGGCCCAGGAACTCAAACTTCCGCCGCTTAGCAATGACGAACTCTTGCTGGTGATTGTCAATCGAGAGGGTGAACTTGCCGGCAAGATCACCGCCGGCCAGATTTGCGAAGGGGAAGCCGTGGCGAAAACCAACCTCTTCAGCCAGCTCGATCACTACAAGATCAAGCCGCACGACGCCCGCCAGTTGCTGGACGAGGCCTTGGCCAAAGCGGCGCGGGAAAACAAGCGGGTTCTCGTGCAAGAGACCGCCACGTGGTGCGGACCTTGCCTTCGTTTGAGTCGCTTGCTGCTGGAAAAGAAGCAGTGGGAAAAGGACTATGTCTGGGTCAAGATGGATCATCGCTGGACCGGGGCGGCCGAGATCATGAAAGAGATGCGAGGTGAGGCCAGCGGCGGGATTCCGTGGTTTGCGATTCTCGATGCGGAAGGGAACAAGCTGGCGACCTCGAACCTGCCGGACTCTGGCAATAACATCGGTTTTCCCTCGGAAGCCACCGGCCAGGAACACTTCGCCAACATGCTGAAAGCAACCCGTCAGCGAATGACCGACCAGGAAATCGCCGACCTGGCTGCGGCTGCTGGCGAGAAATAA
- a CDS encoding BlaI/MecI/CopY family transcriptional regulator, with product MAESPEGSLTPAQFEILQLLWEAERGLSAAEIWEAIRENRDVSRTTISNLVDRLEKRNWLVRSKEDGVFRYVPSIDREVAEGKLAAEFVGDFFNGSAANIVLSLLGSNQISTTELQRLKAILNESKSRKK from the coding sequence ATGGCAGAAAGCCCGGAAGGGTCACTAACCCCAGCCCAGTTCGAGATCTTGCAGCTTCTATGGGAAGCGGAACGCGGATTGAGTGCGGCGGAAATCTGGGAAGCAATTCGTGAAAATCGCGACGTGAGTCGGACGACGATCTCGAATTTGGTCGATCGCCTGGAGAAGCGAAACTGGTTAGTCCGCAGCAAGGAAGACGGCGTGTTTCGCTACGTGCCGAGTATTGATCGCGAGGTGGCCGAAGGGAAATTGGCCGCAGAGTTCGTCGGCGATTTCTTCAATGGATCGGCTGCTAACATCGTGTTGAGCTTACTGGGATCGAATCAGATTTCCACGACCGAGCTCCAACGACTGAAGGCGATTCTTAACGAATCCAAGTCTCGTAAGAAGTAA